Proteins encoded in a region of the Streptomyces sp. NBC_00513 genome:
- a CDS encoding MbtH family protein gives MATTNPFEDDDARYFVLVNAENQHSLWPAFAEVPAGWTVAHGEDTRQGCAAYTDEHWTDMRPASLVARG, from the coding sequence ATGGCCACCACCAACCCGTTCGAGGACGACGACGCCCGCTACTTCGTGCTGGTGAACGCCGAGAACCAGCACTCGCTGTGGCCCGCCTTCGCCGAGGTCCCCGCCGGCTGGACGGTCGCCCACGGCGAGGACACCCGACAGGGGTGCGCCGCCTACACCGACGAGCACTGGACGGACATGCGTCCCGCGAGCCTCGTGGCCCGCGGCTGA
- a CDS encoding GNAT family N-acetyltransferase — translation MSIIVAASVEADLPAHPDLPAAPESLPTPEHLPTPEPPFPHVRSARLRDAPDLYALSRAFVPSGALRARSIGHYLAHAGEFLVAEGAGGDRVRGCLALRDEAPATAVLYNFCVAPGCQGQGVGSELLRAAVERARRSEVRTLFTATTGSARLFLRHGFVPVEPGEAPADWAAALDPARGSRVLRLTV, via the coding sequence GTGTCGATCATTGTCGCAGCCTCCGTCGAGGCAGACCTCCCCGCGCATCCGGACCTCCCCGCCGCCCCGGAGAGCCTCCCGACTCCGGAGCACCTCCCGACGCCGGAACCCCCCTTCCCCCACGTCCGGTCGGCCCGCCTGCGCGACGCGCCCGACCTGTACGCGCTCTCCCGCGCCTTCGTCCCCTCCGGCGCGCTGAGGGCCCGCTCGATCGGCCACTACCTCGCCCACGCGGGGGAGTTCCTGGTCGCCGAGGGCGCCGGCGGGGACCGCGTACGCGGCTGCCTCGCCCTGCGGGACGAGGCGCCCGCGACAGCGGTGCTCTACAACTTCTGCGTGGCACCGGGCTGCCAGGGGCAGGGCGTGGGATCGGAACTGCTCCGAGCCGCCGTCGAGCGGGCCCGGCGGAGCGAGGTACGGACGCTCTTCACCGCCACCACCGGCTCCGCCCGGCTCTTCCTGCGCCACGGCTTCGTCCCGGTCGAGCCCGGCGAGGCCCCGGCCGACTGGGCCGCCGCACTCGATCCCGCGCGGGGCTCGCGAGTACTGCGCCTGACGGTGTGA
- a CDS encoding phosphopantetheine-binding protein: MSDSFTTEPLGLDRLIQDVAEVLYVEPADISPDEDLIDQGLDSIRLMTLVERWRAEGARISFVDLAERPTLREWAALLSTAA; this comes from the coding sequence ATGTCCGATTCCTTCACCACCGAGCCCCTCGGCCTCGATCGCCTGATCCAGGACGTCGCCGAGGTCCTCTACGTCGAGCCGGCCGACATCTCGCCCGACGAGGACCTGATCGACCAGGGCCTGGACTCCATACGCCTGATGACCCTGGTCGAGAGATGGCGCGCCGAGGGCGCCCGGATCAGCTTCGTGGACCTCGCCGAGCGCCCCACCCTGCGCGAATGGGCCGCTCTCCTGTCCACCGCCGCCTGA
- the entS gene encoding enterobactin transporter EntS, with product MSLRDLVIDIEPLRTSRDFRAIFIARVVSLFGLGMATVALAAQVYGLTRSTFDVAVASMIMSVTVLVGSLWGGVMADRTDRKRLIVWARGAAALAFAGLAVNAMLPDPSLWAIYVCVAWDGLATGVSVTALMAVAPTLVRPDQLPAAGALISLTGEIGSISAPLLGGVLLAAWGAGPVFAFAAVTTAVTTFLISRIRPLPPVTDEEDEEGAEQDSGSPMVAFRYALRNRVVGGLVLLGGVVAVFNVPVVLFPEMVDRQFHGDEIMLGLLYTAPAVGAVLASATSGWIGRAARPGGLLLAAAFTGGLATVGFGLSGHVAVAFLMLAVGGAAGTVYEILEYALVQHSTPDRLRGRIVSVITAQGTTGGVLGDAEVASIARWFSPAGAAILNGAVCAVAAVGVAIAVPGLRRATLPREDDDTPEAPDALTVPDALTKDAAPRPVTEAARPSDA from the coding sequence GTGTCCCTGCGCGACCTCGTCATCGACATCGAACCGCTGCGCACCAGCCGCGACTTCCGGGCCATCTTCATCGCCCGGGTGGTCTCGCTCTTCGGCCTGGGCATGGCGACCGTCGCCCTGGCCGCCCAGGTGTACGGGTTGACCCGCTCGACCTTCGACGTCGCCGTGGCCAGCATGATCATGAGCGTCACCGTGCTGGTGGGCTCGCTCTGGGGCGGCGTCATGGCCGACCGCACCGACCGAAAGCGGCTGATCGTCTGGGCGCGCGGGGCGGCCGCCCTCGCCTTCGCGGGGCTCGCGGTGAACGCGATGCTCCCCGACCCGTCCCTGTGGGCGATCTACGTCTGCGTCGCGTGGGACGGCCTCGCGACGGGCGTCAGCGTGACCGCCCTGATGGCGGTGGCCCCCACACTGGTCCGCCCCGACCAACTCCCGGCGGCCGGCGCCCTGATCTCCCTCACCGGCGAGATCGGCTCCATCAGCGCGCCGCTGCTCGGCGGCGTCCTGTTGGCCGCCTGGGGCGCGGGGCCCGTCTTCGCCTTCGCCGCCGTCACCACCGCGGTGACCACGTTCCTGATCTCGCGCATCCGTCCGCTGCCGCCGGTCACCGACGAGGAGGACGAGGAGGGCGCCGAGCAGGACTCCGGCTCCCCGATGGTCGCCTTCCGGTACGCCCTGCGCAACCGGGTCGTCGGTGGGCTGGTGCTGCTCGGGGGCGTGGTGGCCGTGTTCAACGTCCCCGTCGTGCTCTTCCCCGAGATGGTCGACCGCCAGTTCCACGGCGACGAGATCATGCTCGGCCTGCTCTACACGGCCCCCGCGGTCGGGGCCGTCCTCGCGTCGGCGACGAGCGGTTGGATCGGCCGCGCCGCACGCCCCGGCGGCCTGTTGCTCGCCGCGGCCTTCACCGGAGGGCTCGCCACCGTCGGCTTCGGCCTCAGCGGCCACGTGGCCGTCGCCTTCCTGATGCTCGCCGTGGGCGGCGCGGCCGGCACGGTCTACGAGATCCTCGAATACGCGCTGGTCCAGCACAGCACCCCGGACCGTCTGCGCGGCCGGATCGTCAGCGTCATCACCGCCCAGGGCACCACCGGCGGCGTCCTCGGTGACGCCGAGGTCGCCTCCATCGCCCGCTGGTTCAGCCCGGCCGGCGCGGCGATCCTCAACGGCGCCGTCTGCGCCGTCGCCGCCGTCGGCGTGGCCATCGCCGTACCGGGCCTGCGCCGGGCCACCCTGCCCCGCGAGGACGACGACACCCCCGAGGCCCCGGACGCCCTCACCGTCCCGGACGCCCTCACCAAGGACGCCGCGCCGCGGCCCGTCACCGAGGCGGCGCGCCCCTCCGACGCCTGA